The Nitrospira sp. genome contains a region encoding:
- a CDS encoding right-handed parallel beta-helix repeat-containing protein: MPSIVGALNAGFRITVPYYIIEGFEIEGPPITTGNSHHGITLTPGATGSVIRMNSMHDLGRTVCSTTSVNTGMTFHGVANVVIERNRFYTIGRLRPGENGCVASLVDHDHGIYAGQNPNLTIRYNVFYDINRGYPIHIYKEGGCTNIGLFIYNNVFADRSPTNRPPGQILLAHSLTNVHINNNIFYDPPKGYGLDFYHVGPVENVTVSHNLTNGTASVMINPSGKPSSGLTYEDNMFNTDPGFINAEARDFALTSKSAALDRGTNVGMPFKGKAPDIGAFEFSEQEGNSPFRPEGLQIR; this comes from the coding sequence GTGCCAAGCATAGTGGGCGCTCTCAACGCTGGATTCCGTATCACCGTCCCATACTACATTATTGAAGGGTTTGAAATTGAAGGACCGCCCATTACTACCGGCAATTCGCACCACGGCATTACTTTGACACCCGGCGCCACCGGTTCAGTCATCCGAATGAATTCCATGCATGACCTTGGGAGGACGGTTTGCTCAACTACTAGTGTAAATACCGGTATGACCTTTCATGGTGTGGCCAACGTAGTAATCGAACGCAACCGGTTCTACACGATCGGCAGACTGCGACCAGGGGAAAATGGATGTGTTGCGTCCTTGGTCGATCACGATCACGGAATCTATGCGGGTCAAAACCCGAATCTGACGATTCGCTACAACGTTTTTTATGATATCAATCGTGGGTATCCGATCCACATATATAAAGAGGGTGGCTGCACGAACATTGGACTGTTCATATATAATAACGTGTTCGCTGATAGGAGCCCGACCAATAGGCCTCCAGGACAAATCCTTCTCGCTCATTCCCTAACCAACGTGCACATAAACAATAACATTTTTTATGATCCCCCGAAGGGGTATGGCCTTGACTTTTACCATGTCGGTCCTGTTGAAAACGTCACCGTGTCCCACAACCTGACTAACGGAACCGCGTCCGTCATGATCAACCCGAGCGGAAAACCATCATCTGGCTTGACCTATGAGGACAATATGTTCAATACCGACCCGGGGTTTATCAATGCTGAAGCCCGTGATTTTGCGCTGACTTCGAAAAGTGCCGCCCTCGATAGAGGAACCAACGTCGGGATGCCATTCAAAGGAAAGGCCCCAGACATCGGCGCTTTTGAGTTTTCTGAACAGGAGGGAAATTCACCGTTTCGTCCTGAAGGGTTGCAGATCCGCTGA
- a CDS encoding glycosyltransferase family 4 protein: protein MRIAYVIPTQTPTTFIYNEMIEVQEAGHDLVVVPLYSTPPSKVPFRIFDRLKPENMLPASLCSTTILWRSLSMLLTRPVKVLRTLFSLHWSAGLNPFAHAGILAVAPKALATAWWLTRLHVDRIHAHFASHTATCAGIAGVVSGIPFSFTAHAYDIYCTTMRLRNDTLDWKVRHAIQVIAISEHGGNLLRDRLAIADRGRVHRVYVGIPMDLFHEQASPPVNDGELRLLCIARLENKKGVDTLLDACALLKTRSIPFHLNVFGAGPLRGALIDQVARLGLEGQVQLETPIPQEKVATELVACHVFVMPCRKDPTTGNIDGIPTVFMEAMATGRPVISCPVAGIPELVRDGETGLLVHADDPAALAEAIDNLRCNDSLRLRLGKQARILAEQQHNQRTNTRQFLSLIAKP, encoded by the coding sequence ATGCGCATAGCATACGTCATACCGACACAAACCCCCACTACATTCATTTACAACGAGATGATCGAGGTGCAGGAAGCCGGGCACGACCTGGTGGTCGTACCGCTGTATTCGACACCTCCATCCAAAGTGCCGTTCAGGATCTTCGACCGCTTGAAGCCTGAGAATATGTTGCCGGCCAGTCTCTGTAGCACCACGATCCTATGGCGCTCTCTTTCCATGCTGCTCACCCGGCCCGTGAAGGTTCTTCGCACGCTGTTTTCGCTGCATTGGTCGGCAGGCCTTAATCCATTCGCTCATGCGGGGATACTCGCAGTCGCGCCGAAGGCCTTGGCCACGGCCTGGTGGCTGACTCGTTTACACGTCGATCGTATTCACGCGCACTTTGCGTCACACACGGCCACGTGCGCGGGAATTGCCGGCGTCGTGAGCGGGATCCCCTTTTCTTTTACTGCGCATGCGTACGATATCTACTGTACGACCATGAGATTGCGTAACGACACGCTTGATTGGAAGGTTCGCCATGCCATCCAGGTAATCGCAATCAGCGAACATGGGGGAAATCTTCTCCGTGATCGCTTAGCGATAGCTGATCGTGGACGTGTACACAGAGTCTACGTGGGAATTCCTATGGATCTTTTCCACGAGCAGGCGTCACCTCCGGTCAATGACGGGGAACTCCGGCTTTTGTGTATTGCGAGGCTTGAAAATAAGAAAGGCGTTGATACTCTACTGGACGCGTGCGCGCTTCTAAAAACTCGATCCATTCCGTTCCATCTGAACGTTTTTGGCGCAGGGCCGTTGCGAGGAGCCCTCATTGACCAAGTCGCACGCCTAGGTCTGGAAGGTCAGGTTCAGCTGGAAACTCCGATTCCGCAAGAGAAAGTTGCGACAGAGTTGGTGGCATGTCATGTGTTTGTCATGCCTTGCCGGAAGGATCCGACGACGGGAAACATCGATGGTATCCCGACGGTCTTTATGGAGGCCATGGCTACAGGGAGACCGGTGATTAGTTGCCCAGTTGCTGGAATTCCGGAATTGGTTCGTGATGGCGAAACAGGGCTTCTGGTTCATGCGGATGACCCTGCTGCCTTGGCTGAGGCCATTGACAACTTGAGGTGCAATGATTCGCTGCGGCTTCGCCTTGGGAAACAGGCGCGTATCCTGGCCGAGCAACAGCACAACCAGCGTACGAATACGCGCCAGTTCCTTAGCCTGATAGCAAAGCCATGA